The following are encoded in a window of Coregonus clupeaformis isolate EN_2021a chromosome 34, ASM2061545v1, whole genome shotgun sequence genomic DNA:
- the LOC121549428 gene encoding sialic acid-binding Ig-like lectin 7 gives MACPENMFFLIGLFMSGVLARFGQRGLIATMPDRLDVLTGSCVQIPCAFEIPVKNINKFNSTILTFGVWIKESPQFGDNLANVIFNTSKMVNSYQGNITGNMSQKNCTTVFFNVTTSYSDKYFFRIESQPYRATDNETSVNIDVRDLPPSPIITVSGEVKEKTPISLNCSAVAPCPEYPPELTWTLPTQFTPENQLQENPDQTKSVLSTVTFTLSYLHHEKNITCTAVYPVGTSNKTAEHTMMLNVSFSPKDTSASIIPADPVLVGSCVNLTCSSTANPPVTNFTWFKISGGKPTQVASGQSYTLNVTAGDGGLYYCEARNSHGLGKSEEEKLAIKSKTGTSGTILLEMTIMCAVFSGQEEPVNRMVFGVAAGTLGVFLLISLISLFGWRRNSRLPDGLERTDNPQGQNSPVGTVCVNQKTAGEKPEEPAEDQPEEIHYGDIDFSKLRPKETPAAAQDRNRVQGQESEYAEVNVTRRGPQEPHLNYIDGLYAQVNKRGAF, from the exons ATGGCTTGTCCTGAGAACATGTTTTTTCTCATTGGCCTCTTTATGTCAG GTGTTTTGGCCCGTTTTGGCCAACGAGGTTTGATCGCCACAATGCCAGATAGACTGGATGTACTGACTGGCTCCTGTGTGCAAATCCCATGTGCATTTGAAATTcctgtcaaaaatataaataaatttaACAGCACAATACTTACCTTTGGAGTGTGGATTAAAGAATCACCACAGTTTGGTGACAATCTGGCCAATGTGATATTTAACACTAGTAAGATGGTCAACAGCTATCAAGGGAACATAACTGGAAACATGTCCCAGAAGAACTGCACCACAGTCTTCTTCAATGTAACCACCAGTTACTCTGATAAATACTTCTTCAGGATTGAAAGTCAACCATACCGTGCAACAGACAATGAAACGTCTGTTAATATAGATGTCAGGG ATTTGCCTCCCAGTCCCATCATTACTGTCTCAGGTGAGGTGAAGGAAAAGACCCCTATCAGTTTGAACTGCTCTGCTGTCGCTCCCTGTCCCGAATACCCCCCTGAGCTGACATGGACCCTCCCAACACAGTTCACACCTGAGAACCAACTGCAGGAGAATCCAGACCAAACCAAATCAGTTCTCTCCACAGTGACCTTCACTCTGTCATACCTTCATCATGAGAAGAACATCACTTGTACTGCAGTCTACCCAGTAGGGACAAGCAACAAGACAGCTGAACATACCATGATGCTTAACGTTTCAT tctctcctaaGGACACCTCAGCCTCCATCATTCCAGCTGATCCAGTATTAGTGGGCAGCTGTGTTAATCTGACCTGCAGCAGTACAGCCAACCCTCCTGTGACAAACTTCACCTGGTTCAAGATCAGTGGGGGTAAACCAACACAGGTAGCATCTGGACAGAGTTACACCCTCAATGTGACTGCTGGTGATGGAGGACTGTACTACTGTGAAGCAAGAAATAGTCACGGCCTTGGGAAGTCAGAGGAAGAGAAGTTGGCTATTAAAAGTAAAACAGGCACGTCGGGCACAATCTTA TTAGAAATGACCATAATGTGTGCTGTATTTTCAGGACAAGAAGAGCCTGTTAACCGAATGGTTTTTGGGGTTGCAGCAGGAACTCTGGGGGTCTTTCTGCTTATCAGCCTGATCAGTCTTTTTGGATG GAGGAGAAACTCTAGGCTCCCCGATGGACTTGAAAGGACGGACAATCCACAGGGACAG AACTCCCCGGTTGGGACGGTGTGTGTTAACCAGAAAACAGCCGGAGAGAAACCAGAGGAACCTGCAGAAGACCAGCCTGAAGAGATCCACTATGGTGACATAGACTTCTCCAAACTACGGCCCAAAGAGACCCCAGCTGCAGCCCAGGACAGGAACAGGGTCCAGGGGCAGGAGAGTGAGTACGCTGAAGTCAATGTGACCAGGAGAGGGCCCCAGGAACCACACCTTAACTATATAGATGGGCTTTATGCACAAGTGAATAAAAGAGGTGCATTTTAA